A window of Campylobacter lari subsp. lari contains these coding sequences:
- a CDS encoding response regulator transcription factor, translating into MLNVILIEDDKDLNELITLRLSQENIKIYSYFDSFDLENFLDTNEIDLIIMDRNLPSGDSVEMIKQLRKKGYMEPVIFLSAKTLQKDILEGFKQGCDDYICKPFDFNELLFRIKAVTKRNKTPKEQISYQDFTLYLEERKLTYKTNTFENLSTLDVELLKCFFNHKNQLLSRQFLSEQVWKNDTTSDKTINTAILRLKQKIPQIKENIISVRSVGYKLC; encoded by the coding sequence ATGCTAAATGTTATTTTGATAGAAGATGATAAAGACTTAAATGAATTAATCACACTAAGACTTAGCCAAGAAAATATAAAAATTTATAGTTATTTTGATTCTTTTGACTTAGAAAATTTTCTAGATACCAACGAAATAGATTTAATCATCATGGATAGAAATTTGCCAAGTGGCGATAGTGTTGAGATGATAAAACAATTAAGAAAAAAAGGCTATATGGAGCCTGTGATTTTTCTTAGTGCAAAGACTTTACAAAAAGATATTTTAGAAGGTTTTAAACAAGGCTGTGATGATTATATATGCAAACCTTTTGATTTTAATGAGCTTTTATTTAGAATTAAAGCTGTAACTAAAAGAAATAAAACTCCAAAAGAACAAATTTCTTATCAAGATTTTACCTTATACTTAGAAGAGAGAAAACTAACCTATAAAACAAATACTTTTGAAAATTTATCAACCTTAGATGTAGAACTACTCAAGTGTTTTTTTAATCACAAAAATCAACTTCTAAGTCGTCAATTTTTAAGTGAGCAAGTATGGAAAAATGACACAACAAGCGACAAGACAATCAATACGGCTATTTTAAGATTAAAACAAAAAATTCCACAAATTAAAGAAAATATCATTTCAGTGCGCTCGGTGGGTTATAAATTGTGCTAA
- the pstA gene encoding phosphate ABC transporter permease PstA, with the protein MKKLFKQRKKASKNFKRFCKIGLYINLIFLCVFLSSVGYLGIGAFKQTYIYTQADRNSPSYELLSRAEQRKIRTGQIKEKSWLLANSEVDQYMKKNYNKLSDEQKKLVDELVQKQEIKLSFNTNFFLNGDSKSPENSGIFASVIGTLLVMLVCMAVSIPIGVGAAIYLEEFAPQNVFTHFIEVCINNLASIPSILFGLLGLGVFINLFGMPRSSALVGGLTLAIMSLPIIIVSTKAALKSVDINMKNAAYALGMTKIQMIKGIMLPLAMPMILTGSILTLAGAIGETAPLMIIGMIAFIPDVANSVFAPTSVLPAQIFSWSAMPERAFLERTAAGIIVLLSLLVILNLAAILLRRYFQGKLK; encoded by the coding sequence ATGAAAAAACTTTTTAAACAAAGAAAAAAAGCTTCAAAAAATTTCAAAAGATTTTGTAAAATAGGGCTTTATATAAACCTTATTTTTCTTTGTGTTTTTTTATCAAGTGTAGGGTATCTTGGGATAGGAGCTTTTAAGCAAACTTACATTTATACTCAAGCTGATAGAAATAGCCCTTCATATGAGCTTTTATCACGCGCTGAACAGAGGAAAATAAGAACGGGTCAAATAAAAGAAAAATCTTGGCTTTTAGCAAATTCTGAAGTTGATCAATATATGAAAAAAAACTACAATAAACTAAGCGATGAGCAAAAAAAATTAGTTGATGAATTAGTTCAAAAGCAAGAAATCAAACTAAGTTTTAATACAAATTTTTTTCTTAATGGAGACTCTAAATCACCTGAAAATTCAGGAATCTTTGCTTCTGTGATTGGAACTTTGCTTGTAATGTTAGTATGTATGGCCGTTAGTATCCCAATAGGAGTTGGAGCTGCTATTTATTTAGAAGAATTTGCCCCGCAAAATGTATTTACGCATTTTATAGAAGTATGCATAAATAATCTAGCTAGCATTCCTAGTATTTTATTTGGACTTTTAGGTCTTGGAGTGTTTATTAATCTTTTTGGCATGCCTCGTTCTAGTGCTTTGGTTGGGGGACTTACTTTGGCTATTATGAGTTTGCCTATTATTATTGTTTCAACTAAAGCTGCCTTAAAAAGTGTAGATATTAATATGAAAAATGCTGCATATGCTTTAGGTATGACTAAAATTCAAATGATAAAAGGCATTATGCTGCCTTTGGCAATGCCTATGATATTAACAGGTTCTATTTTAACTCTAGCGGGGGCTATTGGCGAAACTGCACCTTTGATGATTATAGGTATGATAGCTTTTATACCCGATGTGGCAAATAGTGTTTTTGCGCCAACAAGTGTTTTACCTGCTCAAATTTTTTCATGGTCAGCTATGCCAGAGCGTGCATTTTTAGAAAGAACAGCAGCAGGGATTATAGTGCTTTTATCTCTTTTGGTGATTTTAAATTTAGCAGCAATACTTTTAAGAAGATATTTTCAAGGAAAATTAAAATGA
- a CDS encoding DUF2920 family protein, with protein sequence MLKNETYFIDSCDDVELGIKRESKLEYRITYDDSKQMKAIVCIISGFGDDANSDYRRHLAETICNNFDVIVLSVEYHCIGSRLNNGAKIVFDDIDEFILEHSCKAFGIKWKDFSYDDLKYIDQQMIELKSTNKIRNQNKIQLSATLKPTKNEYQNFGIMQAIDISNAILHVEKNMGGGIPVILVGSSHGGYLANLCAKISPWIVDGIIDNSSYALTPLAYLGFAKEIDYTKNCEFYINYSKNIDLFLFTKSFWTSNQYSSCYFSNARKSIRDILNYEHLKLQSSYRKIPYISYHSIYDTIAPFKDKKELYGFLDKLGFDVYLYEINCEKQIDGRLIKDLNHGLGMSIKTLTKKHLPQILQKSLKDKTCKKEISYKCDDLVYAFKEDNNQIILSIVNSN encoded by the coding sequence ATGCTCAAAAATGAAACTTATTTTATTGATTCTTGTGATGATGTAGAACTTGGTATAAAAAGAGAAAGTAAATTAGAATACAGAATCACTTATGATGATAGTAAGCAAATGAAAGCTATTGTTTGTATTATCTCTGGATTTGGAGATGATGCAAATAGCGATTATAGAAGACATTTAGCTGAAACCATTTGTAATAATTTTGATGTAATTGTACTTAGTGTTGAGTATCATTGTATTGGTTCAAGATTAAATAATGGTGCAAAAATAGTATTTGATGATATAGATGAATTTATACTAGAGCATTCATGCAAAGCTTTTGGTATAAAATGGAAAGATTTTTCTTATGATGATTTAAAATACATAGACCAACAGATGATTGAATTAAAATCAACAAATAAAATTCGCAATCAAAATAAAATTCAACTTAGTGCCACTTTAAAACCAACTAAAAATGAGTATCAAAATTTTGGCATCATGCAAGCAATAGATATATCTAATGCTATATTGCATGTAGAAAAAAATATGGGGGGGGGTATACCAGTAATTTTAGTTGGCAGTTCTCATGGAGGATATTTAGCAAATTTATGCGCTAAAATAAGTCCTTGGATTGTAGATGGTATAATAGATAATTCCTCTTATGCTTTAACACCTCTTGCATATTTGGGTTTTGCTAAAGAAATCGATTATACCAAGAACTGCGAATTTTATATAAATTATTCTAAAAATATTGATTTGTTTTTATTTACTAAAAGTTTTTGGACATCTAATCAATACTCTTCTTGCTATTTTTCTAATGCAAGAAAAAGTATTAGAGATATTTTAAACTATGAACATTTAAAACTTCAATCAAGTTATAGAAAAATTCCTTATATTAGTTATCACAGTATATATGATACCATAGCGCCATTTAAAGATAAAAAAGAATTATATGGGTTTTTAGATAAATTAGGATTTGATGTTTATTTATATGAAATTAATTGTGAAAAGCAAATAGATGGTAGATTGATTAAAGATTTAAATCATGGATTAGGAATGTCGATAAAAACTTTAACCAAAAAACACTTGCCACAAATTCTACAAAAATCTTTAAAAGATAAAACTTGCAAAAAAGAAATTTCTTATAAATGCGATGATTTAGTATATGCTTTTAAAGAAGATAACAATCAGATTATTTTAAGTATAGTAAATTCAAACTAA
- the ftnA gene encoding non-heme ferritin: MLSKEVVALLNEQINKEMYAANLYLSMSSWCYEHSFDGAGAFLFEHAREESDHARKLITYLNETDSKVELKEVKKPDSDFKSLLDVFEKTFEHEQSITASINNLVDFMLSSKDYSTFNFLQWYVSEQHEEEALFRGIVDKIKLISDNGNGLYMVDQYIKSLINK; this comes from the coding sequence ATGCTTTCAAAAGAAGTAGTAGCTTTACTAAACGAGCAAATCAATAAAGAAATGTATGCAGCAAATTTGTATTTGAGTATGAGTTCATGGTGCTATGAGCATAGTTTTGATGGTGCGGGGGCGTTTTTGTTCGAGCATGCAAGAGAAGAAAGTGATCATGCTAGAAAACTCATCACTTATTTAAATGAAACTGATTCTAAAGTGGAATTAAAAGAAGTCAAAAAACCTGATAGTGATTTTAAATCATTGCTTGATGTATTTGAAAAAACTTTTGAGCATGAGCAAAGTATCACAGCTTCTATAAATAATCTTGTTGATTTTATGCTTTCAAGCAAAGATTATTCAACTTTTAATTTCTTGCAATGGTATGTAAGCGAACAACACGAAGAAGAAGCACTTTTTAGAGGTATAGTAGATAAAATCAAACTCATAAGCGATAATGGCAATGGCTTATACATGGTAGATCAATACATCAAAAGCTTAATTAATAAATAA
- the pstB gene encoding phosphate ABC transporter ATP-binding protein PstB has translation MIAKTTNLNLFYGKKQALFDINMEIQKNKITALIGASGCGKSTFLRCFNRMNDKIAKIDGLVEIDGKDVKNQDLVVLRKKVGMVFQQPNVFVKSIYDNISYAPKLHGMIKNKDEEDALVEDCLKKVGLFEEVKDKLKQNALALSGGQQQRLCIARALAIKPKLLLLDEPTSALDPISSGVIEELIKELSHNLSMIMVTHNMQQGKRVADYTAFFHLGELVEFGESKEFFENPKEEKTKAYLSGAFG, from the coding sequence ATGATAGCAAAAACAACAAATTTAAATTTATTTTATGGTAAAAAACAGGCTTTGTTTGATATAAATATGGAAATTCAAAAAAATAAAATCACAGCTTTAATAGGTGCTTCAGGTTGCGGAAAATCCACATTTTTGCGTTGCTTTAATCGCATGAATGACAAAATAGCAAAAATCGATGGTCTTGTTGAGATTGATGGAAAAGATGTTAAAAATCAAGATTTAGTTGTGCTTAGAAAAAAAGTTGGAATGGTATTTCAACAACCAAATGTTTTTGTAAAAAGCATTTATGATAATATTTCTTATGCTCCAAAACTCCATGGGATGATTAAAAATAAAGATGAAGAAGATGCTTTAGTAGAAGATTGTCTTAAAAAAGTGGGTCTTTTTGAAGAAGTAAAAGATAAACTAAAACAAAATGCTCTAGCACTTTCAGGTGGCCAGCAACAACGCCTTTGCATAGCAAGAGCTTTGGCCATAAAGCCAAAATTATTACTTTTAGATGAACCAACTTCTGCACTTGATCCTATATCTTCTGGAGTCATAGAAGAACTTATTAAAGAACTAAGTCATAATTTATCTATGATAATGGTAACACATAATATGCAACAAGGTAAGCGCGTGGCTGATTACACTGCGTTTTTTCATTTAGGAGAGCTTGTGGAATTTGGAGAGAGTAAAGAATTTTTTGAAAATCCTAAAGAAGAAAAAACAAAAGCTTATTTGAGTGGAGCTTTTGGGTGA
- a CDS encoding substrate-binding domain-containing protein, translating into MKKLLALSVACFVSLNAAELKIAGSSTVYPFTSFVAEEYASIKNTKTPIVESLGTGGGFKVFCEGITDISNASRAIKPSEFETCKKSGVSDIVGIMIGYDGIVLAQNKINAPLNISMQELFLALAKEIPQDGKLIPNPYTNWQQINKNLPNRKITIYGPPSSSGTRDSIEELVMVDISKKIPEYKGVYKTIRQDGAFIPSGENDNLIVSKLSVDKESFGLFGYGFLASNDDKINAAYIDGVKADEKNISEGKYKLARSLFIYMNAKKNPEVFEFAKIYMSDDLAKSGAELEKIGLVPLDEKTLKQTQKHIEEKGLLTDELVKAGKVF; encoded by the coding sequence ATGAAAAAACTTTTGGCTTTAAGTGTGGCTTGCTTTGTTAGTTTAAACGCAGCAGAATTAAAAATAGCAGGTTCATCAACGGTGTATCCTTTTACTTCTTTTGTTGCTGAAGAGTATGCTTCTATAAAAAATACAAAAACACCTATAGTTGAAAGTCTTGGCACAGGTGGTGGTTTTAAAGTTTTTTGCGAGGGAATTACTGATATTTCAAATGCTTCAAGAGCTATCAAGCCAAGTGAATTTGAAACTTGTAAAAAATCAGGCGTGAGTGATATAGTCGGGATTATGATAGGTTATGATGGTATAGTTTTAGCACAAAATAAAATCAATGCCCCGTTAAATATAAGCATGCAAGAGTTATTTTTGGCTTTGGCTAAAGAAATTCCACAAGATGGAAAATTAATTCCAAATCCTTATACAAATTGGCAACAAATCAATAAAAATCTACCAAATAGAAAAATTACAATCTATGGACCACCATCGAGTTCAGGAACAAGAGATAGCATAGAAGAGCTTGTAATGGTAGATATTTCTAAAAAAATTCCTGAATATAAAGGTGTGTATAAAACTATACGCCAAGATGGAGCATTTATACCAAGCGGAGAAAATGATAATTTAATCGTTTCAAAACTTTCTGTTGATAAAGAATCTTTTGGGCTTTTTGGATACGGATTTTTAGCTAGTAATGATGATAAGATTAATGCTGCCTACATTGATGGTGTAAAAGCTGATGAAAAAAATATATCTGAGGGAAAATATAAACTAGCTCGTTCTTTGTTTATATACATGAATGCTAAGAAAAATCCAGAAGTATTTGAATTTGCAAAAATTTATATGAGTGATGATTTAGCTAAAAGCGGAGCAGAATTAGAAAAAATAGGATTAGTTCCTTTAGATGAAAAAACTTTAAAACAAACCCAAAAACATATAGAAGAAAAAGGTTTATTAACTGATGAGCTTGTTAAAGCAGGGAAAGTTTTTTGA
- a CDS encoding sensor histidine kinase produces MLKIKTFFLFMLGFFCIVFFVLFYFFNESYINTTVKNTYEQKLKTLNDVLQFQLLDTLNSNNIKQFAQNTRADYIIKQDDEIFSSLKDYSYFLNHFKSNFTHDFYKQKEIYFKAYTYKNYQYIIIVYPKIHSLVQNFWIKNIIIFSFFLLILVVFYFIVFNFFKIYFQELLLFVKNIKSNSNFTTSYNFFYELKNLNLRLLKIKKLLIKQELKNKKQAKKIQTKNTQLSNIISAISHEIKNPISVIDLSLQSLKETNDENMKLFLLEKIHKQSIKINQLTHKLNFVFNLNFNSLNLEKFDLYALSENLLESFREDRLKIQGQTSFVKADKFLIEQVIINLIDNALKYSKKEVLIIVKNQNFTIIDQGIGIEEKHLKFITKKFYKANSTQNNSFGLGLFLVKKILSLHKSSLKIQSTPQKGSTFSFGINL; encoded by the coding sequence GTGCTAAAAATAAAAACATTTTTCCTTTTTATGCTTGGATTTTTTTGTATTGTTTTTTTTGTATTGTTTTATTTTTTCAATGAAAGCTATATCAATACTACAGTAAAAAACACTTATGAGCAAAAATTAAAAACACTCAATGATGTTTTACAATTTCAGTTATTAGATACACTAAATTCTAACAATATCAAGCAATTTGCTCAAAACACCAGAGCAGATTATATCATCAAACAAGATGATGAAATTTTTTCATCGTTAAAAGATTATTCTTATTTTTTAAATCATTTTAAGTCTAATTTTACCCATGATTTTTATAAGCAAAAAGAAATTTACTTTAAAGCTTATACTTATAAAAACTATCAATACATCATCATTGTATATCCTAAAATACACTCTTTGGTGCAAAATTTTTGGATTAAAAATATCATTATTTTTTCTTTCTTTTTGCTTATACTTGTTGTGTTTTATTTTATTGTATTTAATTTTTTTAAAATTTATTTTCAAGAATTATTATTGTTTGTTAAAAACATCAAATCAAATTCTAATTTCACCACAAGTTATAATTTTTTTTATGAATTAAAAAATTTAAATTTACGCTTATTAAAAATTAAAAAATTACTCATCAAGCAAGAATTAAAAAACAAAAAACAAGCTAAAAAAATTCAAACCAAAAATACTCAACTAAGCAATATAATCAGCGCTATATCGCATGAAATTAAAAACCCTATAAGCGTTATAGATTTGAGCTTACAATCTTTAAAAGAAACTAATGATGAAAATATGAAATTATTTTTACTTGAAAAAATTCACAAACAAAGCATAAAAATCAACCAACTAACACACAAACTCAATTTTGTTTTTAATCTTAATTTTAATTCTTTAAATTTAGAAAAATTTGACTTATATGCTTTGAGTGAAAATTTATTAGAAAGCTTTAGAGAAGATAGGTTGAAAATTCAAGGTCAAACAAGCTTTGTCAAGGCGGATAAATTTCTCATAGAACAAGTCATCATTAATCTAATAGACAATGCCTTAAAATACAGCAAAAAAGAAGTATTAATCATTGTAAAAAATCAAAATTTTACTATCATAGATCAAGGTATAGGCATAGAAGAAAAACACCTTAAATTTATAACAAAAAAATTCTACAAAGCAAACTCAACACAAAATAACTCTTTTGGACTAGGATTGTTTTTAGTTAAAAAAATACTTTCTTTACACAAAAGCTCTTTAAAAATCCAATCCACCCCACAAAAAGGTAGCACTTTTTCTTTTGGTATTAATTTATAA
- the pstC gene encoding phosphate ABC transporter permease subunit PstC has product MIKEKIIKLTLFLCAFVSVVVSFAIMLTILIEALKFFQKESVFTFLFSSQWAADAAFVGADGSSKHGVFGALSLFWGTFYISLIAMLTALPLGVMCAIYLGVFAGKKSKNYLKPILEIIAGIPTVVFGFFAAIVVAPFIVWFFSLFGIKASFQSALGAGFIMGIMIVPIVASLSQDCIEAVSSKRINGAYALGMTKKEVVFAVILPEAMPGIVAACLLGLSRALGETMIVVMAASLRPNLTMNFLEDMTTVTVKIVEALSGDQAFDSSLALSAFSLGLVLFIITLIINIFSVYLINRFHKRKNL; this is encoded by the coding sequence TTGATAAAAGAAAAAATAATAAAATTAACGCTTTTTCTTTGTGCTTTTGTTAGCGTAGTAGTAAGCTTTGCTATTATGCTAACAATTTTAATCGAGGCTTTAAAATTTTTTCAAAAAGAAAGCGTATTTACTTTTTTGTTTTCAAGCCAGTGGGCAGCAGATGCTGCATTTGTAGGTGCTGATGGAAGTAGTAAGCATGGTGTTTTTGGTGCTTTGAGTTTATTTTGGGGAACTTTTTATATTTCACTAATAGCAATGCTAACAGCCTTACCTTTAGGTGTAATGTGTGCTATTTATCTTGGAGTATTTGCAGGTAAAAAATCTAAAAACTATTTAAAACCTATTTTAGAAATCATAGCAGGAATTCCTACTGTAGTTTTTGGATTTTTCGCAGCCATAGTTGTAGCTCCTTTTATAGTGTGGTTTTTTTCTCTTTTTGGTATCAAAGCTAGTTTTCAAAGTGCTTTGGGTGCAGGTTTTATCATGGGTATTATGATAGTTCCTATAGTGGCTTCACTCTCGCAAGATTGCATTGAAGCTGTAAGTTCAAAAAGGATAAATGGAGCTTATGCTTTAGGTATGACTAAAAAAGAAGTTGTATTTGCAGTAATTTTACCAGAAGCAATGCCAGGCATAGTTGCAGCTTGTCTCTTAGGGCTTTCAAGAGCTTTAGGTGAAACGATGATTGTTGTCATGGCTGCTTCATTGCGTCCAAATTTAACAATGAATTTTTTAGAAGATATGACAACGGTTACTGTTAAGATAGTAGAGGCATTAAGTGGTGATCAAGCTTTTGATAGTTCTTTAGCTTTAAGTGCATTTTCTTTAGGGCTTGTGCTTTTTATTATTACATTAATCATTAATATTTTTAGCGTTTATTTGATAAATCGCTTCCATAAAAGGAAAAATTTATGA
- a CDS encoding S24 family peptidase — protein MQMNEITDKLKFILQKEGIKNAKDSDVAKMLNINPDTFYSMKFRNSIPYKQILHFLNERNININAFFYEDSLESNTPALDLNYNVLKYYDVNASMGGGALNDNVSFSEVIVDEKLSDFFGSKDCDIIPCIGDSMEPEIKDESLCLIDKNKSFKEGGVFAVNTRDGLFIKQIFKSNKGGVYLHSFNLSYADVHYQNGDFLIVGKVVGTISRI, from the coding sequence ATGCAAATGAATGAAATTACCGATAAACTTAAATTTATACTCCAAAAAGAAGGCATAAAAAACGCTAAAGATTCTGATGTGGCTAAAATGCTAAATATCAATCCTGATACATTTTATAGTATGAAATTTAGAAATTCCATACCTTATAAACAAATACTTCATTTTTTAAATGAAAGAAATATCAATATCAATGCGTTTTTTTACGAAGATTCTCTTGAGAGCAATACTCCAGCGCTTGATCTAAATTATAATGTCTTAAAATATTATGATGTTAATGCTTCTATGGGTGGTGGTGCTTTAAATGATAATGTGAGTTTTTCAGAAGTGATAGTAGATGAAAAATTAAGTGATTTTTTTGGCTCTAAAGATTGTGATATCATCCCTTGTATAGGCGATAGTATGGAGCCTGAAATCAAAGATGAATCTTTGTGTTTGATAGATAAAAATAAAAGCTTTAAAGAAGGTGGGGTTTTTGCGGTAAATACTCGAGACGGTTTGTTTATCAAACAAATTTTTAAAAGCAATAAAGGCGGAGTTTATCTACACTCTTTTAATCTAAGTTATGCAGATGTTCATTATCAAAATGGTGATTTTTTAATCGTGGGTAAGGTAGTAGGAACTATAAGTAGAATTTAG